The following coding sequences lie in one Stenotrophomonas rhizophila genomic window:
- a CDS encoding tRNA threonylcarbamoyladenosine dehydratase, with the protein MNDVLRERFAGIDRLYGVGTVDLLSTRRVAVVGMGGVGSWVVEALARTAVGHLTLIDADDICVSNTNRQLPALAGQYGRNKAEAMAERCRAINPDIQVEAIASFLTVSNMVELLDRDFDLVIDACDSFRVKVETIAWCRRRKLPILTVGAAGGRTDPTLVRIRDVSRTEHDAMMALIRKKLRSDFNFPKNASRYFGVPAVYSLENVKYPQADGTVCGIRPNLGADAALKLDCGAGLGAATHITGAFAFAAVGKALEMLMKPKKSATPA; encoded by the coding sequence ATGAACGACGTACTGCGCGAGCGATTTGCCGGCATCGACCGGTTGTATGGGGTGGGCACCGTGGACCTGCTGTCGACCCGCCGGGTGGCGGTGGTCGGCATGGGCGGGGTGGGCTCGTGGGTGGTGGAAGCGCTGGCACGCACGGCGGTGGGCCACCTGACCCTGATCGATGCCGACGACATCTGCGTGTCCAACACCAACCGTCAGCTGCCGGCCCTGGCCGGTCAGTACGGCCGCAACAAGGCCGAGGCGATGGCCGAGCGCTGCCGGGCGATCAATCCGGACATCCAGGTGGAGGCGATTGCCTCGTTCCTGACCGTGTCGAACATGGTGGAGCTGCTGGACCGCGATTTCGACCTGGTGATCGATGCCTGCGACAGTTTCCGGGTCAAGGTGGAGACGATTGCGTGGTGCCGGCGGCGCAAGCTGCCGATCCTGACCGTGGGCGCGGCGGGCGGGCGTACCGATCCGACGCTGGTGCGGATCCGCGATGTATCGCGCACCGAGCACGACGCGATGATGGCGTTGATCCGCAAGAAGCTGCGCAGCGATTTCAATTTCCCGAAGAACGCGTCGCGTTACTTCGGCGTGCCGGCGGTGTATTCGCTGGAGAACGTGAAGTACCCGCAGGCCGACGGCACCGTGTGCGGCATCCGCCCGAACCTGGGCGCGGACGCGGCACTGAAGCTGGACTGCGGCGCCGGCCTGGGCGCGGCCACCCACATCACCGGCGCCTTCGCCTTCGCCGCCGTGGGCAAAGCGCTGGAAATGCTCATGAAGCCCAAAAAGAGCGCCACCCCCGCGTAG
- a CDS encoding TatD family hydrolase — MTLVDSHCHLDASEFDADRAEVIARARAAGVHTQVVPAVTAASWPKLRDTCRLADGLYPAYGLHPMFLEAHRPEHLDDLRGWIERERPCAVGECGLDFFVEGLDADLQQQYFVGQLRLAREFGLPVIVHARRAVDAVIAAIKQVGGLRGVVHSFPGSPEQAAQLDKLGFLLGLGGPLTYDRAQRLQRLVAQMPLEQLLLETDAPDQPDAGIRGERNEPARLPVILETVARLRGQPAEDIATQTTANAKRLFGLA, encoded by the coding sequence GTGACGCTGGTCGACAGCCACTGCCACCTGGACGCGTCCGAGTTCGATGCCGATCGTGCCGAGGTGATCGCCCGCGCCCGCGCCGCGGGCGTGCACACCCAGGTGGTGCCAGCGGTGACCGCGGCGAGCTGGCCAAAGCTCCGTGACACCTGCCGGCTGGCCGACGGCCTTTATCCGGCGTATGGCCTGCATCCGATGTTCCTGGAAGCGCACCGGCCCGAGCACCTGGACGACCTGCGCGGTTGGATCGAGCGCGAACGCCCGTGTGCGGTGGGCGAATGCGGGCTGGATTTCTTCGTCGAGGGGCTGGATGCGGACCTGCAGCAGCAGTACTTCGTGGGGCAGCTGCGGCTGGCCCGTGAGTTCGGCCTGCCGGTGATCGTGCATGCCCGACGTGCGGTGGATGCGGTGATTGCCGCGATCAAGCAGGTGGGCGGGCTGCGCGGGGTGGTGCACAGTTTCCCGGGCAGCCCCGAGCAGGCAGCGCAGCTGGACAAGCTCGGGTTCCTGCTGGGCCTGGGCGGCCCACTGACCTACGACCGCGCCCAGCGCCTGCAGCGGCTGGTGGCGCAGATGCCGCTGGAGCAGCTGCTGCTGGAGACCGACGCGCCGGACCAGCCCGACGCCGGCATCCGCGGCGAGCGCAACGAACCGGCCCGGCTGCCGGTGATCCTGGAGACTGTCGCGCGGCTGCGCGGCCAGCCCGCCGAGGATATCGCGACGCAGACTACGGCGAATGCGAAGCGGTTGTTCGGGCTAGCGTAA
- a CDS encoding DUF6116 family protein, with amino-acid sequence MANPLLLPVLEWARRLRYPTLFKLTAGLFALTLFIPDPVPFVDEILLGLGTLLLANWKNRSAALPPVLPGKRRA; translated from the coding sequence ATGGCCAATCCACTGTTGTTGCCGGTGCTGGAATGGGCACGCCGGCTGCGCTACCCCACCCTGTTCAAGCTCACCGCCGGCCTGTTCGCGCTGACGCTGTTCATTCCCGACCCGGTGCCGTTCGTGGACGAGATCCTGCTGGGCCTGGGCACGTTGCTGCTGGCCAACTGGAAAAACCGAAGCGCGGCGCTGCCGCCGGTACTGCCGGGCAAACGCCGCGCGTGA
- a CDS encoding glycine zipper 2TM domain-containing protein: protein MKSTTTTALVAAGALLVGGIATAAFMKSGSSAADPVAATQTRPTLDTTPLADDGARTDALAVDDKAGKLEYADIVKVDPLTKKEKAYATVIGTEPVRQTSTTQTPHEVCQDVVVQERLPERDGNVGGTVAGAVIGGLLGNQVGGGNGKKAATAAGAVAGGLIGNQVDKRHVGGRVVNRTERQCHTETATSESTKVTGYNVTYRNEDGTTGTMRMASKPGNRIPMGTNNAVTGYNVTYRYDGVEKTVKMDNKPSSDRLPVIDGQLVTQTAALDSNKQ from the coding sequence ATGAAAAGTACTACTACCACTGCTTTGGTCGCCGCTGGCGCGCTGCTTGTCGGCGGCATCGCCACCGCTGCTTTCATGAAGAGTGGCTCGTCCGCCGCCGATCCGGTAGCCGCGACGCAGACCCGGCCGACCCTGGACACCACCCCCCTGGCCGACGACGGTGCACGCACCGATGCGCTCGCCGTGGACGACAAGGCCGGCAAGCTGGAATACGCCGACATCGTCAAGGTCGATCCGCTGACCAAGAAAGAGAAGGCCTACGCCACCGTGATCGGCACCGAGCCGGTGCGCCAGACCTCCACCACCCAGACCCCGCATGAAGTCTGCCAGGACGTGGTGGTGCAGGAGCGCCTGCCTGAGCGCGATGGCAACGTCGGCGGCACCGTCGCCGGTGCGGTCATCGGCGGCCTGCTGGGCAACCAGGTGGGCGGCGGCAATGGCAAGAAGGCCGCCACCGCGGCCGGTGCCGTGGCCGGCGGCCTGATCGGCAACCAGGTCGACAAGCGCCACGTGGGTGGCCGCGTGGTCAACCGCACCGAGCGCCAGTGCCACACCGAAACGGCGACCTCCGAGTCGACCAAGGTCACCGGCTACAACGTCACTTACCGCAATGAAGATGGCACCACCGGCACCATGCGCATGGCCAGCAAGCCGGGCAACCGCATTCCGATGGGCACCAACAACGCGGTCACCGGCTACAACGTGACCTACCGCTACGATGGCGTGGAAAAGACCGTGAAGATGGACAACAAGCCGAGCAGCGACCGCCTGCCGGTCATCGACGGCCAGCTGGTCACCCAGACCGCCGCGCTGGATTCGAACAAGCAGTAA
- a CDS encoding GNAT family N-acetyltransferase, with translation MSIFDLQLETDRLILRPPRAEDFDAFLRFCSDPEVMQHLGGVQAPSQAWRSFSCLAGSWHLYGFSMFSVIEKSSGDWVGRMGPWQPLDWPGTEVGWSIRRESWGKGYAPEAAVASIDWAFNALGWEEVIHTIDAANENSKVVARKLGSTLLRMGELPPPHDGKPIEIWGQSRDQWQHRRRT, from the coding sequence ATGAGCATTTTCGACCTGCAGCTGGAAACCGACCGCCTGATCCTGCGCCCACCCCGCGCCGAGGATTTCGACGCCTTCCTGCGCTTCTGCTCCGACCCGGAGGTCATGCAGCACCTGGGTGGCGTGCAGGCCCCGTCGCAGGCATGGCGCAGCTTCAGCTGCCTGGCCGGCAGCTGGCACCTGTACGGCTTTTCGATGTTTTCGGTGATCGAGAAAAGCAGCGGCGACTGGGTCGGGCGCATGGGCCCGTGGCAGCCGCTGGACTGGCCCGGCACCGAAGTGGGCTGGAGCATCCGCCGTGAAAGCTGGGGCAAGGGCTATGCCCCGGAAGCGGCGGTGGCCAGCATCGACTGGGCGTTCAACGCGCTGGGCTGGGAGGAGGTGATCCACACCATCGACGCGGCCAACGAGAACTCCAAGGTCGTGGCGCGCAAGCTGGGCAGCACGCTGCTGCGCATGGGCGAGCTGCCGCCGCCGCATGACGGCAAGCCGATCGAGATCTGGGGCCAGTCTCGCGACCAATGGCAGCACCGCCGCCGCACGTGA